From the Daucus carota subsp. sativus chromosome 8, DH1 v3.0, whole genome shotgun sequence genome, one window contains:
- the LOC108198805 gene encoding non-specific lipid transfer protein GPI-anchored 15, translated as MALKMNSCSAIVLLYLLASQAIIQEAEAAGECGRTPIQKAATSLSPCISAAGNVGAKVTPNCCTKVNALLRTAPRCLCAVLLSPLAKNAGIKPGIAITIPKRCNIRNRPVGKKCGRYVVP; from the exons ATGGCCTTAAAGATGAACTCATGCTCTGCAATTGTGCTTCTCTACTTGTTAGCCTCACAAGCCATCATTCAAGAAGCCGAGGCAGCTGGAGAATGCGGAAGGACTCCTATTCAAAAGGCGGCTACCAGCTTAAGCCCTTGCATAAGTGCTGCAGGGAATGTAGGAGCCAAAGTGACTCCGAATTGCTGCACAAAAGTTAATGCCTTGCTGAGGACCGCGCCTAGATGTTTATGCGCGGTACTTCTATCTCCTCTGGCTAAAAATGCTGGGATTAAGCCTGGAATCGCGATTACCATTCCTAAGCGTTGTAACATCAGGAACAGGCCTGTAGGCAAAAAATGCGGAC GTTATGTGGTTCCGTAA
- the LOC108199914 gene encoding glutamate decarboxylase has translation MVLSKIGSESDVSVHSTFASRYVRHSLPRSKMGENSMPKDAAYQIINDELMLDGNPRLNLASFVTTWMEPECNKLMMDSINKNYVDMDEYPVTTDLQNRCVNIIANLFNAPLEDGEAGVGVGTVGSSEAIMLAGLAFKRKWQNRRRAEGKPFDKPNIVTGANVQVCWEKFANYFEVELKEVKLREGYYVMDPVKAVELVDENTICVAAILGSTLNGEFEDVKLLNDLLLEKNKLTGWDTSIHVDAASGGFIAPFLYPELEWDFRLPLVKSINVSGHKYGLVYAGIGWIIWRNKEDLPEELIFHINYLGADQPTFTLNFSKGSSQIIAQYYQLIRLGYEGYKNIMENCHENAMVLKEGLESTGRFNIVSKDNGVPLVAFSLKDNLRYNEFEISDMLKRFGWIVPAYTMPPDAQHVTVLRVVIRQDFSRTLAERLVIDINKVIKQLDALPRNSLLIKVELSGEEKPKRTPLEIQKDITDTWKKFVMAKKPKLVC, from the exons ATGGTTTTATCGAAAATAGGCTCCGAATCAGACGTATCCGTGCATTCCACTTTTGCTTCTCGCTATGTTCGTCATTCACTTCCCAG GTCAAAGATGGGGGAGAATTCGATGCCGAAAGATGCGGCATACCAGATAATCAACGACGAGCTGATGCTGGATGGGAACCCGAGGCTGAACTTGGCATCGTTCGTGACAACATGGATGGAGCCAGAATGTAATAAGCTGATGATGGACTCCATCAACAAAAACTACGTTGACATGGATGAATACCCTGTCACTACTGACCTTCAG AATCGTTGCGTAAACATAATAGCAAATTTGTTCAATGCTCCATTGGAGGATGGTGAAGCTGGTGTGGGGGTTGGGACAGTAGGTTCCTCAGAGGCAATAATGCTAGCAGGCCTTGCTTTCAAGCGAAAATGGCAAAACAGGCGCAGAGCTGAGGGGAAGCCTTTCGACAAGCCTAACATTGTCACTGGAGCTAATGTGCAG GTATGTTGGGAGAAGTTTGCGAATTATTTTGAGGTAGAGCTAAAGGAAGTGAAGCTGAGGGAAGGTTACTATGTGATGGACCCTGTCAAAGCTGTGGAATTAGTCGATGAAAACACAATATGTGTTGCTGCTATCTTAGGCTCGACCCTTAATGGTGAATTTGAAGATGTCAAGCTCTTGAATGATTTACTTCTAGAAAAGAACAAGCTTACAGG ATGGGATACATCGATTCATGTGGATGCAGCGAGTGGTGGATTCATTGCACCTTTCCTCTATCCGGAGCTTGAGTGGGATTTCCGCCTTCCCCTAGTGAAGAGCATCAATGTCAGTGGCCACAAATACGGACTTGTGTATGCTGGTATTGGTTGGATTATTTGGAGAAACAAAGAGGATTTGCCTGAAGAacttatttttcatattaactACCTGGGAGCTGATCAGCCTACCTTCACCCTCAATTTCTCTAAAG GTTCAAGTCAAATCATTGCTCAGTACTATCAGCTAATTCGCTTAGGTTATGAG GGTTACAAAAATATAATGGAGAACTGCCACGAGAACGCCATGGTGTTGAAAGAAGGATTGGAAAGTACAGGGCGGTTCAACATTGTGTCCAAAGACAATGGAGTTCCTCTAGTAGCCTTCTCCTTAAAGGACAACTTACGTTACAATGAATTTGAGATTTCGGATATGCTTAAGCGATTTGGCTGGATTGTGCCAGCATATACGATGCCTCCAGATGCACAACATGTTACAGTCCTCAGAGTTGTCATAAGGCAAGATTTTTCACGAACCTTGGCAGAGCGCCTTGTGATTGACATTAATAAAGTGATCAAGCAACTGGATGCACTTCCGAGGAACTCACTGCTGATCAAAGTGGAACTTTCCGGGGAAGAAAAACCAAAGAGGACGCCGCTTGAGATACAGAAGGACATAACAGATACTTGGAAGAAATTTGTTATGGCTAAAAAACCAAAACTGGTCTGCTAG
- the LOC108198834 gene encoding uncharacterized protein LOC108198834, with protein sequence MNEMDELHSIANYNGYCNSSFAWEFHNLGVLNADMSHSLVCIPPFISSSESDVSTGYLQDALFEFSSSKRRRTNFDQSFRIESCWKENCTEDYPDSFNLLSQINEIHSNISGKSMKNSSSSASGKNNSDERETVLTDDIKEAEEAISAFQGSLDSSSSSQTKYSLNKNNNVHSLSLHKETLYSLHGMSTSPGDDIEKKRKVTTRVVYPFAVVKPGGTEGDMTLNDINERLLMPPTRPVRHPVGEFACRPVASANGPGLSGKAVVALTRIQTRGSGTITIIRTRG encoded by the exons ATGAATGAAATGGACGAGCTTCACTCCATTGCTAATTACAATGGCTACTGCAACTCCTCTTTTGCTTGGGAATTTCATAATCTCGGAGTTCTCAACGCCGACATGTCTCACTCTT TGGTGTGCATTCCACCATTTATCTCATCTTCGGAGTCTGATGTTTCTACGGGCTATCTGCAAGACGCTTTGTTCGAATTCAGCTCGTCGAAACGTAGGCGAACGAATTTCGACCAAAGTTTCAGAATTGAG AGTTGCTGGAAAGAGAATTGCACGGAAGATTATCCTGACAGTTTTAATCTTTTGAGTCAGATTAATGAGATTCATAGCAATATTTCAG GAAAGAGTATGAAGAATAGTAGCTCATCAGCAAGTGGAAAGAACAATAGTGATGAAAGAGAGACAGTTTTGACAGACGATATCAAAGAAGCAGAAGAGGCAATATCAGCTTTTCAAGGGTCACTAGATTCTTCGTCCTCTTCCCAAACAAAATATTCACTTAACAAAAACAACAACGTTCACTCCTTATCTCTTCATAAAGAAACCCTATATTCCCTACATGGCATGTCTACTTCTCCTG GTGATGATATTGAGAAGAAAAGAAAGGTGACAACAAGAGTGGTGTATCCATTTGCTGTGGTTAAACCAGGAGGAACTGAAGGTGACATGACCTTAAACGACATCAATGAGAGGCTTCTGATGCCCCCGACTAGGCCGGTAAGGCATCCGGTGGGGGAATTTGCATGCCGGCCGGTGGCGTCGGCCAACGGACCGGGGTTGTCCGGTAAGGCCGTGGTGGCTCTGACGAGAATTCAGACACGAGGGAGTGGTACTATTACCATAATTAGGACTAGAGGTTGA